Proteins found in one Seonamhaeicola sp. S2-3 genomic segment:
- a CDS encoding IS3 family transposase → MSKQAFYKRLKTQQKQEVDHQKLMKMVKDYRKKVGSKTGGIKLHKELKQDFINADIKIGRDKFYRFLRLNNLLIPKTKNYITTTNSNHMYKKYKNLVKDHVPTRPEQLWVSDITYIKTENGHNYLALVTDAYSKQIMGYKLDNHMRTSLCTEALAMAIKNRKYPKQKLIHHSDRGFQYCNPKYTEFAESNGITMSMAEQYDPYENAVAERINRTLKYEYGLKQTIKNTDLAQKMTEQAVYIYNNLRTHFSLDLRKPAEVHLNPNIKYKSYRKNNVNLPELTI, encoded by the coding sequence ATATCTAAACAAGCCTTTTACAAAAGACTCAAAACCCAACAAAAACAAGAAGTAGACCATCAGAAGCTAATGAAAATGGTCAAGGACTACCGTAAAAAAGTAGGCTCTAAAACTGGTGGAATTAAGCTACATAAAGAACTAAAACAGGACTTTATAAACGCTGATATTAAAATTGGTAGAGACAAGTTCTATCGCTTCCTTAGGCTAAATAATCTTTTGATTCCTAAAACTAAAAATTACATCACAACTACAAACTCAAACCATATGTACAAAAAATATAAGAACCTGGTAAAAGACCACGTTCCTACTCGACCAGAACAACTTTGGGTTAGCGATATAACATACATTAAAACAGAAAATGGGCACAACTATCTAGCTTTAGTCACAGACGCCTATTCTAAGCAAATTATGGGCTATAAACTCGATAATCATATGAGAACATCGCTTTGTACAGAGGCGCTTGCTATGGCTATTAAAAATAGAAAATATCCTAAACAAAAGCTTATTCATCACTCAGATAGAGGGTTTCAATACTGCAATCCTAAATATACCGAGTTTGCCGAAAGCAACGGAATAACAATGAGTATGGCTGAACAATACGACCCTTATGAAAACGCTGTTGCTGAACGTATTAATAGAACACTTAAATACGAATACGGCTTAAAACAAACTATTAAAAACACCGATTTAGCTCAAAAAATGACGGAGCAAGCTGTATATATTTATAACAATTTGAGAACCCATTTTAGTCTGGACCTAAGAAAACCTGCTGAAGTACATTTAAATCCAAACATCAAATACAAATCCTATAGAAAAAATAATGTAAATTTACCTGAACTTACAATTTAA
- a CDS encoding helix-turn-helix domain-containing protein: MKTQNEHWRKKSYQKATLETKLLVVDQILNGQLSNNQASKKYDVPRTTISYWLRKYSTLVQQNTGMSKNDEIKKLKEKIEELEFQKDFQQDIIADMELITGVDMSKKSLPKTLAKEIELKKKQRIKENGSMDVLGYLNKPFTKDSKPNKNKK, translated from the coding sequence ATGAAAACACAAAATGAGCACTGGCGAAAAAAAAGTTACCAAAAAGCCACTTTAGAAACCAAACTTTTAGTCGTTGACCAAATCCTAAACGGTCAACTATCCAACAACCAAGCTTCTAAAAAATACGACGTCCCCAGAACAACCATTTCCTATTGGTTAAGAAAATACAGTACCTTAGTACAACAAAATACAGGTATGAGTAAAAACGATGAAATTAAAAAGTTAAAGGAAAAGATTGAAGAACTTGAGTTTCAAAAAGACTTCCAACAAGACATTATCGCGGATATGGAACTTATTACAGGCGTTGATATGTCAAAAAAGTCATTGCCCAAAACATTAGCAAAAGAGATAGAGCTAAAGAAAAAACAGCGTATAAAAGAAAATGGCTCTATGGATGTTTTGGGATATCTAAACAAGCCTTTTACAAAAGACTCAAAACCCAACAAAAACAAGAAGTAG
- a CDS encoding IS3 family transposase produces MIAKEKSKGFASLTTISHCFGLKRDAYYKYKSRADKRLKLEQQIINIVSKKRKSLPREGVRKLIKSLDDEFTKANLKVGRDTLFNVLRKHNMLTLRKKTSARTTNSYHRFYKYNNLIKNIDVTRPNQVWVSDITYIRTIKGFCYLALITDMYSRKIVGYDLSDSLELKGCVRALNKAIYQAKDIKQLIHHSDRGIQYCSNVYTQILKRKKIDISMTEENHCYENAMAERVNGILKDEFYLDQTFDNVAHAKRAAKNAINLYNEVRLHLSLDCKTPNMVYQLSA; encoded by the coding sequence ATCATAGCTAAAGAAAAATCTAAGGGATTTGCCTCTTTAACAACTATAAGCCATTGTTTTGGTCTTAAACGTGATGCGTATTATAAATACAAATCTAGAGCTGATAAGCGTTTAAAACTAGAACAACAGATTATTAACATAGTCAGTAAAAAACGTAAATCCCTTCCTAGAGAAGGTGTACGGAAACTCATAAAATCTTTAGATGATGAGTTTACTAAAGCCAATCTTAAAGTCGGGAGAGACACCTTATTTAACGTCCTTAGAAAACACAATATGCTTACTCTTAGAAAGAAAACTAGTGCCAGAACAACCAATTCTTATCATCGCTTTTATAAATATAACAACCTGATAAAGAACATAGATGTTACCAGACCAAACCAAGTTTGGGTTAGTGACATAACTTATATTAGAACCATAAAAGGTTTTTGCTACTTGGCTTTAATAACAGATATGTACTCTCGCAAAATTGTTGGATATGATCTTAGTGATAGTCTGGAATTAAAAGGTTGTGTAAGAGCGTTAAATAAAGCTATTTATCAAGCTAAAGACATTAAACAACTTATTCATCATTCAGATAGAGGAATACAGTATTGTAGCAATGTTTACACGCAAATACTTAAGAGAAAAAAGATAGATATTAGTATGACAGAAGAAAATCATTGTTATGAAAATGCCATGGCAGAACGTGTAAACGGTATCTTAAAAGATGAATTTTATCTAGACCAAACCTTTGATAATGTGGCTCATGCTAAGAGAGCTGCAAAAAATGCAATTAATTTATACAACGAAGTAAGATTACACTTATCTTTAGACTGCAAAACACCGAATATGGTATATCAATTATCAGCGTAA
- a CDS encoding transposase: protein MYKNDKVIRRYSEPFKLKILDELSKGKHTKSELCKLYSIAPTTVNEWIKKYNRKDLMNTRVKVETKDEISRIKALQKEIEQLKKLLLKKDLDALVLDSYLEVAAEDLGYKSVAELKKKLSIKP from the coding sequence ATGTACAAAAATGACAAAGTAATCAGACGGTATTCAGAACCCTTTAAACTAAAAATTCTAGATGAACTTAGTAAAGGTAAACACACAAAGAGCGAACTTTGTAAACTCTACTCTATTGCTCCTACAACAGTCAATGAGTGGATTAAAAAGTATAATCGTAAAGATTTAATGAACACCAGAGTAAAAGTGGAAACCAAAGACGAAATATCACGAATTAAAGCACTCCAAAAAGAAATAGAACAGCTTAAAAAACTGTTGCTTAAAAAAGATCTCGATGCCTTGGTATTAGATTCTTACCTAGAAGTAGCAGCTGAGGATCTAGGCTATAAATCTGTGGCTGAACTAAAAAAAAAGTTAAGCATAAAGCCTTAA